The Onychomys torridus unplaced genomic scaffold, mOncTor1.1, whole genome shotgun sequence region GTTGTTGTTGCTAaggactgaaagaaaaacaaaaagggataAAAAGAGTAGTGTTCATATCAATCTACTTCCTGACTGAAGACACAACATGTCTCACTTTTTCAGGCTCTTGTCAGTGAATTCCTGAATCATTATGAACTGCTCATACCAAGTGTGACTCAATAAAGTCTATGactgcctggttttttttttcagttttatttttggttgtttaatatATTGCTTCCATTTTTCAGCATCAAAACATGTAATTAAACCATGCACAAGTGCACTCCATGCTACTGTGCATTACCAGGTACCTGAAAGCAAAATGACCACACACTGATATTTCCAAATTCGGCAGTCAAACTAGTAGTCTTGTCAGGTGGTTTCATGTTAGTAATGTAATCCTAATAAATAGACACTGTATTTATCATTGGAAATaagtacataaagaaaataaagtatggaaaaataaacaaccCCATTTCTCAGAATAAGGCTACAAATACTTTCTCATATAAAATAGTTTTGTTGGTACATATGGGCACTAAGTAAGGAACCAACCATCATTAAATCCACAAACAAATGTCTATTGAAATAGAGAGCAAAACAATGAGATAAGATCCAGCCCACCTCTGTAAATCCTGTGGCCCACTGTATCATATAGTCAGACAAACATAGTTCTTGGCCATGTGGAGCTTTTGGAGAAAATGTTCCaaatttcatcttttttctaAGACCAtctggaaaattccagaagttGAGAATATCATATTCTGCCTCTAATTCCCTTTGTGAATCCAAAACCACAAGGtctccagcaccatttttgaAATGGATATTCTTGAGAAAAGGGTGAAGCTAAAAGAGATGCAGAATTTGATGATGAATTTCTTCCCGGAAAGGTTCAACAGAACCCAGTGGAGCAATGGGTTTCATTGTCCTAAAACCCTGCCATCATTTGCTAGCTATACTAAGCTATCAACCTTTTAATGGATGAAGACCAAATATGAATATAGTGAAAATGTTTCTAGACAGTTAGTGTAACacaaattcctaaatggtcttattaataataaaaaaaaaaaccctggagccagttattggagAGAAAGCTGAGAGGTCAGAGGAACAGAATGAGTCAGCCAccagttcttaccactaggaaatcctcagcccaaaagAGATACTTCCTGTATCCTCACACCTATATACCCTTCTTTGccttgccatcttacttcctctctccacccagctctttTACTTCCagtctctctgtacagacctacagacctccatggttaactagtgctgggattaaaggcatgtaccaccacccctGGATCTCTTCCCAGCAtggcttttaactcacagagaaccagatgaatccctgcctcccaaatgctaggattaaagacatgtgctacagCTGCCTGACCTCTACGCTTAGCACACTAGCTGGCTTTTTCCATTGATTCCCCAGGTGaactttatttgtcagagcacaaataaaatatcaccacaagttagTTTCAAAAGGAAGAATTGATGCACACAAGCATACaataacaagcaaataaataaagtgatgaaTGTGAATTTAAGCAAATACCCACAATTTCAAGTACTGGCTGCATCCAAATATTTAAGTAATATATTCAAACTTGCAGTTTGTAAATTGTGTTGTTTATGtcctaaatgtaataaaaatggtcACTTAGGAGACATAACCATAGCTTCAGATTTTAACCATAAGGATATAATAGCATTTGACCATTAAGGATATAGTTCTCCTATTTCTGTTCTGTAATGTATTTAGAGATAATGAGGTTTCAATTGAGAATTATATCATGGGAAGAATCTGAGGTTAAATGTAGCACAAAGTATATAATGACATACATTTAAACCTTGTTATTGCCACCCATTCTCATGAACAATGACATGTGTCTGCAATCACTTCTATATGTGAAATTATGAACAGTTTCTCAGGTGCTTTTTTGCAAAACCTGCCACAATGTACAATCATGTAATGTGTGCTTTTGTAAAACCTCAGTATGTCACTGGGCTAAAATGTCGACAAAATATACAGGTATACAAACATTGATAAAAAGATACAGGAAGAGAAATTACCTCCGAAGGGAAGGAATTTGCCTCCCCGGCTTGATGGCACTGAATTTGTACTTTTTGGAGTGTCATCTCATGGAGACTGTGAGCCACAGCATACACAGAATTATATAAGTTGTAACTCTCTGGACTCATATCCATTTCCCAAACATTTTTAGGCAACATATCCAAGGAGGCATTGGGTAGACAGCTACTCAGAATTTTACACTCAGGTCCAGAAAAAGGACAATTGAAGTATGTGTTCCACATAACAGCAAGATAACCATCTTCTGGGTATTTGGAAGGGTTGTATGCCTGGACAAACTTCCTAAAATTAGAAATCTCAGCACGGTGATGTGCAAAAATGAGACTCCCGTGGAATGAATCAAATATGAACAACTCAAAATCAGTGGTTGAATCCCATTGAGACCTCATGATCCAAACTTTCCCATTCATTAAACGTATCCCTGTATTTATGATTATACCATGTAATGATTCAGTGTCACCGTAAATGAAAATCACATTTGAGGATGATTTCAGGATCTTCAGGTAAGTTGTTCTGGAAAATTCATTGGAGGAAATCAAGTTGTCCTGAATCATTTCTACAAAAGCTATGCACACTCTGTAATTGTCCATCTCTCGTCTCAGGTCTGAGAGAATCTCAGCCCCATTGTGGTCATCTATGAGAATTAGTCCCACCCAAGTCCAGCTGAAATGAACCATCAAAATGGAAATGCCTTGTGACAGAGATGTGTCCTTGGGTGCTGTCTGGTAGAGAGAAGTGAACTGGGCTCTGTCACTTAGCATAGTGTCAAATGGTCCAAAAGCAAGCTGAAGGAAATAGGAAACATAAGTTAAAATATTGACATAGAACACAATTTAAGACCTGAGGTGATACTTTGGATGGGTATAGACTAACTGCTACTCATGatgttttaaacttttgttttctttttgaaaaacttTATAGAATTACTCAAAGACAGAATTTTTGAAGCAACCAGTATTGGCTCCATCCCATTCTGTTTTATCTCAAGCAAAGTATATGAGGCTATATAACCAAATGCCTGATTTATTTGCTTTGATAGATGGATGATTCAAAGCAGCACGTCTTTACATTTGAAAACACCTGAAATGAAATGTCTGCAGTATAAtactggtttcttttttcctcacaGCCAAGTCCCTCACCTGTGGATACTTGTAGAGATTGAGCAGTCTCCCAATATGTGCAGAGGCTGCCCATGAGGTTCCTGTAAGTAAAGCAGCAGCCTTCTTTGGTCCTCTACATGTGTAATTTGGAAAGTATCGTCCAGTTCCTGTGAGGCAAATAAAAGGTTCCTGGAGAATATGCCATTGATTGCTTGGGACGTGATATAGATCAAATCCTAGAGATGTGTTGGGTAAAATGTGAGTGTTCCTGTTGATCTCCTCAACAGCAAATATGAAGGCCAAAGAAAACTGGTAGCTCCTCCACTTGAATCTGCACAGAAGAATTGTCACTATTTATGAAGGGAAATCATACGTTGAACAGTATGATGCAAGGACTTTATACCTTCAATATTATATATCTACAAGTAATATTTTTTGTCATCACAGTAATAGTTATTATAAGTTGAATACCA contains the following coding sequences:
- the LOC118575529 gene encoding vomeronasal type-2 receptor 116-like; the protein is FKWRSYQFSLAFIFAVEEINRNTHILPNTSLGFDLYHVPSNQWHILQEPFICLTGTGRYFPNYTCRGPKKAAALLTGTSWAASAHIGRLLNLYKYPQLAFGPFDTMLSDRAQFTSLYQTAPKDTSLSQGISILMVHFSWTWVGLILIDDHNGAEILSDLRREMDNYRVCIAFVEMIQDNLISSNEFSRTTYLKILKSSSNVIFIYGDTESLHGIIINTGIRLMNGKVWIMRSQWDSTTDFELFIFDSFHGSLIFAHHRAEISNFRKFVQAYNPSKYPEDGYLAVMWNTYFNCPFSGPECKILSSCLPNASLDMLPKNVWEMDMSPESYNLYNSVYAVAHSLHEMTLQKVQIQCHQAGEANSFPSELHPFLKNIHFKNGAGDLVVLDSQRELEAEYDILNFWNFPDGLRKKMKFGTFSPKAPHGQELCLSDYMIQWATGFTELPRSVCSESCVPGFRKSPQEGKAACCYDCTPCPDNEISNETDMDHCVKCPESHYANTEKNHCLQKAVSFLSHEDPLGMALTCLALGFSALTAGVLVVFVKYHHTPIVKANNQTLTYILLITLIFCFLCPLLFIGHPNTATCILQQSTFAVLFTVALSTVLAKTITVVLAFKVTVPGRLTRWLIISKTPNFIIPVCTLFQIVLCGIWLGTSPPFIDSDAYAEYGLLIILCNKGSTIAFHSVLAYLYCMALGSYTVAYLSRNLPDTFNEAKFITFSMLVFFSVWVTFLPVYHSTKGKLMVAMEVFSILASSAGLLGCIFLPKCYIILLRPHRNVLSHVRNKAYSRGKVNLTA